The sequence CCCTGGCCGGGGCTGCCCAAGCCGGTGCAGGCGCAGAAGGACAAGCATCGCTTCTGGATCAACAACGGACGGGTCAACGAGGTGTGGCAGACCGGTTACCACAACAAGTACGACCACTTCGTGCGCGATCGCTACCCAATGGCGATCATCGAGATGAACCCGAAGGATGCGCAATCGCTCGGGATCAGTTCCGGCGATATCGTCGAGGTGTACAACGACTACGGTTCGACGTATGCCATGGCCTATCTCGAGCGCGACATCAAGACCGATCAGACCTTTATGCAGTTCGGCTGGTACAACGGGGTGGTGGGCGACGTTGTGACCGAGTGGACCGACCGCAACATCGTTCCCTATTACAAGGGTACATGGGCGAGCATCCGCCGGATCGGCGCGATGGAAGACTACGAGCGCACGGTGAGTTTCAAGAGCCGGCGTTACGGCTGAACAGCCGCGCGGTCCCCGGCTTCGGGCGTGGCACCGCAGGCTCGTGGCAGTCTTCCCCGAGCCTGCGTTGACCCTCTGAACCGAGACTGTCCGAAAGCGTCCCGTGAAAATCGACGAACTGCCGCTCGAAACGCTGCCTCTGTCGCGAGGGCGGAATCTTGTGTCGCCGCGCGACGCGGGAAGACGGGCTTTCGGCTTTACCGGGCAATCGGGCAATGGAAAGACGAGCTTGCTCGAAAAGGTCATTGAGCACCTCATCCTGGATGGCTTCACCATTTCCGCCATAAAGCACGCCCATCATGGCTTCGATATCGACAAGCCGGGCAAGGACTCCTATCGAATGCGGGAGGCCGGATGTAACGAAGTCATGCTGGTGGGTGACCAGCGCTGGGTGCTGATGCGCGAATTTCGCCGGCAA is a genomic window of Burkholderiales bacterium containing:
- the mobB gene encoding molybdopterin-guanine dinucleotide biosynthesis protein B — its product is MKIDELPLETLPLSRGRNLVSPRDAGRRAFGFTGQSGNGKTSLLEKVIEHLILDGFTISAIKHAHHGFDIDKPGKDSYRMREAGCNEVMLVGDQRWVLMREFRRQPEPDLGMLLSRMEPVDLVLVEGFRDSPIPKIEVFRSSLGKAPLWPNNATIVAVASDESLDIDLPLLDLNDPRQIADFVRRYVLA